One genomic region from Arthrobacter pigmenti encodes:
- a CDS encoding carbohydrate ABC transporter permease, translated as MSTNMASVSAPPERPIKRRKTRKSGGRDAWILVLPTLLPVVLFSIYPLAQGVLLGFTDARAGLNVEPTFNGLENYQELFGYDLFWESFQIGLIWAFSVTILQFFASLGLALLLNMDLRLRWLARTLVLIPWAIPPVIVAIMWRLMLDPSFGPVNQALGAVGLPDNINWLGDFSTALPAVIVVGVWSGMPQTTITLLAGIQSVQAELHEAAAIDGAGSWGRFIHVTLPALKPIIIAITTLDLIWNFNSFALVFVLTAGGPGGQTMLPMLFAYNEAFRYGEFGLASAMGNVMVVVIAIFLVVYLRAQTRERK; from the coding sequence ATGAGCACAAACATGGCATCGGTTTCGGCCCCACCGGAACGCCCCATCAAGCGCCGCAAGACCCGCAAATCGGGTGGCCGCGACGCTTGGATTTTGGTCCTGCCGACCCTCCTGCCCGTGGTGCTGTTCAGCATCTACCCGCTCGCGCAAGGCGTTCTGCTGGGTTTCACCGATGCGCGTGCGGGGCTGAACGTCGAACCGACCTTCAACGGACTTGAGAACTATCAGGAGCTATTCGGATACGACCTCTTCTGGGAATCCTTCCAAATCGGGTTGATCTGGGCGTTTTCCGTCACCATCCTCCAGTTCTTCGCCTCACTTGGCCTGGCGCTGCTACTGAACATGGATCTGCGACTGCGTTGGCTCGCCCGCACTCTTGTCCTCATTCCTTGGGCCATCCCGCCGGTAATCGTTGCCATCATGTGGCGCCTCATGCTGGACCCTTCCTTCGGCCCTGTAAATCAGGCTCTCGGTGCGGTGGGACTCCCGGATAACATCAACTGGCTTGGCGACTTCTCAACGGCACTACCCGCCGTCATCGTGGTGGGCGTATGGTCCGGAATGCCGCAAACCACCATTACCCTTCTGGCCGGTATCCAATCGGTCCAGGCGGAGCTTCATGAGGCCGCAGCGATAGATGGCGCCGGCTCATGGGGCCGTTTCATCCACGTGACCCTGCCAGCCCTGAAACCCATCATCATCGCGATAACCACCCTGGACCTGATCTGGAATTTCAATTCCTTTGCCCTGGTATTCGTGCTGACAGCCGGCGGCCCGGGCGGCCAGACCATGCTTCCCATGCTCTTCGCCTATAACGAGGCGTTCCGCTACGGCGAGTTCGGGCTGGCCTCTGCAATGGGCAACGTCATGGTGGTGGTCATCGCCATCTTCCTGGTGGTCTATTTGCGGGCGCAGACACGGGAACGGAAGTGA
- a CDS encoding carbohydrate ABC transporter permease: protein MSTQTAPRNGLSQKQRRMISRPLQYLVLAGYLVFLAFPLLFLLSTSFKTSRELNSPVPQLLPESLEFTNYVSAIQTADLLTAGRNSLIVALATTVIVTLLSLPAAYALARFKTKLRGLATGWILLSQVFPFILIIIPLYIILQQIGLIDSLVGLVVVYAVWSLPFALWMLRGYVAGIPVDLEEAGAVDGASRPRILRTIVLPLLAPGLVATSLFTFISSWNEFFFALVLIQDPDLQTLPLTLARFIGAEGQVQLGQLAAASLLATIPSLVFFAIIQRRLTSGLLSGAVKG from the coding sequence ATGAGCACACAGACAGCCCCCCGAAACGGCCTGAGCCAGAAGCAGCGTCGGATGATCTCGCGTCCCCTGCAATACCTGGTCCTCGCGGGTTACCTGGTGTTCCTCGCCTTCCCGTTGCTATTCCTGCTCAGCACCTCGTTCAAGACCTCGCGTGAGTTGAATTCCCCGGTGCCGCAACTGCTACCAGAGTCACTGGAGTTCACCAACTACGTTTCGGCGATCCAGACGGCCGACCTGCTCACCGCTGGCCGCAACAGCCTGATCGTGGCACTCGCTACGACGGTCATCGTCACGCTGCTTTCTCTTCCTGCGGCCTACGCGCTGGCCCGCTTCAAGACGAAGCTCCGCGGACTTGCGACGGGCTGGATTCTATTGAGCCAGGTCTTCCCCTTCATCCTGATCATCATTCCGCTGTACATCATCCTGCAGCAGATCGGCCTGATCGATTCGCTGGTCGGACTCGTGGTGGTCTACGCGGTATGGTCCCTCCCATTTGCGCTGTGGATGCTCCGTGGGTATGTCGCCGGCATCCCGGTGGATCTTGAGGAGGCAGGCGCAGTCGACGGCGCCTCCCGCCCGCGTATTCTTCGAACCATCGTGCTTCCCCTCCTGGCGCCGGGCCTGGTGGCCACCAGCCTCTTCACGTTCATCTCCTCCTGGAACGAGTTCTTCTTCGCCTTGGTACTCATCCAGGATCCAGACCTCCAAACCCTCCCATTGACACTCGCGCGTTTCATCGGCGCGGAAGGGCAGGTCCAGCTTGGCCAGCTCGCAGCGGCGTCCCTTTTGGCCACGATTCCGAGCCTGGTTTTCTTCGCAATCATCCAGCGGAGGCTGACCTCCGGCCTGCTGAGCGGCGCGGTCAAGGGCTAA
- a CDS encoding ABC transporter substrate-binding protein: protein MRKTVPSTLGAVAVVGLLSGCAFGGGSTEGGGDAPADGPVALTFQSLAFQGPTVEATEEIVASWNEANPDIQVELRQGSWDNVQAQLVTQFEGGTAPDIIHFESAGMAGFAEQGYLADLEPYIGEDLRSSVSEDLWSTVTSEEAGTYAVPTLLQSYVVFANNDAFEAAGVPLPDGETLPWDDFQQVASDLTGDGTFGVGWGLRQPTATIMNMAPMFGGEFFQVDGENVTIEVGEEELAAPQRIHQMAFEDGSIDPVSLTQSGSDVLPGFYGGTYAMYVGGNFIAQQLIESAPEGFNWSILPPLEGTVSAEQVANPQTMSVAAESESPEAAAQFIEYFMAQENLAQLAQGDWLIPATSTARELVAEQTDGENGWAATLATGELLTSAPFQQVTSYNQWKDQYATPIFQQYFADSISYEELQTQLSEGWESAGG from the coding sequence ATGAGAAAGACAGTTCCATCCACCCTCGGCGCCGTAGCCGTGGTGGGCCTGCTGTCCGGCTGTGCCTTCGGGGGCGGCTCCACAGAGGGCGGCGGCGATGCACCGGCGGACGGGCCCGTCGCCCTCACCTTCCAAAGCCTGGCATTTCAGGGTCCAACCGTTGAAGCGACGGAGGAAATCGTCGCCTCCTGGAACGAGGCGAACCCCGACATCCAGGTCGAACTCCGACAAGGCAGTTGGGATAACGTCCAGGCGCAGCTCGTCACACAGTTCGAAGGCGGCACCGCTCCGGACATCATCCACTTCGAATCCGCCGGCATGGCCGGCTTCGCCGAGCAGGGCTACCTGGCCGACCTTGAGCCCTACATCGGCGAGGACCTCAGGAGCAGTGTCTCCGAGGACCTGTGGTCCACTGTGACGTCGGAGGAAGCCGGCACTTATGCCGTCCCAACCCTCCTGCAGTCCTACGTGGTCTTCGCGAACAACGACGCCTTCGAGGCCGCGGGTGTTCCCCTTCCCGACGGTGAGACACTGCCGTGGGACGACTTCCAGCAGGTTGCGTCCGACCTCACAGGAGACGGCACGTTCGGCGTTGGGTGGGGACTTCGGCAGCCGACGGCCACCATCATGAACATGGCTCCGATGTTCGGCGGCGAATTCTTCCAGGTCGACGGCGAGAACGTCACCATCGAGGTCGGCGAGGAGGAACTCGCTGCTCCCCAACGTATCCATCAGATGGCCTTCGAGGATGGGTCGATTGACCCGGTGTCCCTGACCCAGAGCGGTTCCGATGTACTTCCCGGCTTTTATGGCGGAACGTACGCCATGTATGTGGGCGGCAACTTCATAGCCCAACAGCTCATCGAATCCGCGCCCGAAGGCTTCAACTGGTCGATTCTTCCCCCACTTGAGGGAACGGTTTCAGCAGAGCAGGTTGCGAACCCCCAGACCATGTCGGTTGCTGCGGAAAGCGAGAGTCCAGAGGCGGCTGCCCAGTTCATCGAGTACTTCATGGCACAGGAGAACCTTGCCCAACTGGCACAGGGTGACTGGCTGATCCCCGCAACCAGTACCGCACGCGAGCTGGTTGCGGAGCAGACCGACGGCGAGAACGGATGGGCGGCAACCCTTGCCACCGGCGAGCTTCTCACCTCCGCGCCATTCCAGCAGGTGACGAGCTACAACCAGTGGAAGGACCAGTACGCAACACCGATCTTCCAGCAATACTTCGCCGATTCGATCAGTTACGAGGAGTTGCAGACGCAGCTGTCGGAGGGATGGGAATCTGCCGGCGGATGA
- a CDS encoding ADP-ribosylglycohydrolase family protein has protein sequence MTTPHFDESSNHYTQEMGMDLLESKAVGALAGAAVGDALGGAAEGNTPEAIQERYGGYITGIVPPFLADWRNARPIAPYHKGDGHITDDTLMTTALVDVYATVRDHLDAHAIAEHLVPLLIGEKRWIPELESEALLLHRVFLAEKWLVARLHYGHIDPREAGVGNIVNCGATMYAAPIGIANAGSPEAAYAEAIDAAGAHQSSYGREAAGVFAATVAEAMRPGSTADSVIDVALQVAKDGTREAIAAVVDRARTVDGWEDAIHALRDAVRPFDTVGENYRSPARDARIPSRTKSIEELPVALGMLIAADGGYREAVLGAVNYGRDSDSIAVMAGSLAGALTGRDGVPAEWREAVATASRFDIEASGFTMAAVAREIWGKDEARQAARRAALTDLGVQQEPAGVMR, from the coding sequence GTGACAACTCCACACTTCGACGAATCATCGAATCACTACACGCAGGAGATGGGCATGGATCTGCTGGAAAGCAAGGCTGTGGGAGCGCTGGCTGGTGCCGCCGTGGGCGACGCCCTAGGCGGTGCCGCGGAAGGAAACACTCCGGAGGCCATCCAGGAGCGCTACGGCGGCTACATCACGGGGATCGTTCCACCGTTCCTCGCCGACTGGCGCAATGCTCGGCCAATCGCGCCCTATCACAAGGGTGACGGCCACATCACCGATGACACCCTGATGACAACGGCGCTGGTCGACGTATACGCCACTGTTCGAGATCATCTGGACGCCCACGCCATAGCTGAACACCTGGTTCCTCTGCTCATCGGGGAGAAGCGGTGGATTCCTGAACTGGAATCCGAGGCGCTGCTTCTCCACCGGGTCTTCCTCGCGGAGAAATGGCTCGTGGCCCGCTTGCATTATGGCCACATCGATCCCCGAGAGGCTGGGGTTGGCAACATCGTCAACTGTGGGGCGACGATGTACGCGGCACCCATTGGGATAGCAAATGCCGGGTCTCCTGAGGCTGCCTATGCTGAGGCAATTGACGCCGCAGGCGCTCACCAATCCAGCTATGGAAGGGAAGCCGCGGGCGTGTTCGCGGCTACTGTGGCGGAGGCAATGCGCCCAGGTTCCACCGCAGACTCGGTGATTGATGTCGCCCTGCAGGTTGCTAAAGATGGGACGCGGGAGGCGATTGCCGCCGTCGTCGACCGTGCCCGCACTGTCGACGGCTGGGAGGACGCGATCCACGCACTCCGCGACGCTGTCCGGCCGTTCGACACGGTCGGTGAGAACTATCGTTCGCCGGCACGGGACGCGAGGATTCCCAGCCGAACCAAGTCGATCGAGGAGTTGCCGGTGGCGCTGGGCATGCTGATCGCCGCGGACGGCGGGTACCGCGAAGCTGTGCTCGGTGCCGTCAACTACGGGAGGGACTCCGATTCGATTGCGGTCATGGCCGGCTCGCTTGCTGGTGCGCTTACCGGACGGGACGGTGTGCCCGCGGAGTGGCGTGAGGCCGTTGCGACGGCGAGCAGGTTCGACATCGAAGCCAGCGGCTTTACGATGGCGGCAGTCGCCAGGGAGATCTGGGGCAAGGACGAGGCTCGGCAGGCAGCGCGCCGGGCTGCGCTCACCGATCTCGGTGTGCAGCAGGAACCTGCTGGAGTGATGCGGTGA